A window from Balaenoptera musculus isolate JJ_BM4_2016_0621 chromosome 8, mBalMus1.pri.v3, whole genome shotgun sequence encodes these proteins:
- the LOC118900144 gene encoding protein tyrosine phosphatase type IVA 1-like, with protein sequence MAPLNGPAPVEVTYRNMRFLITHNPTSATLNKFIEDLKKYGVTTTVRVCEATYDTAVVEKEVIQVLDWPFDDGSSPSNQIVDDWLSLLNIKFHEEPGCCIAVHCVAGLGRTPVLVALALIEGGMKNEDAVQFIRQKRRGAFNSKQLLYLEKYRSKMRLRFKDSSGHRNNCCIQ encoded by the coding sequence aTGGCTCCACTGAACGGCCCAGCCCCTGTGGAGGTCACATACAGGAACATGAGATTTCTTATTACACACAATCCAACCAGTGCAACCTTAAACAAATTTATAGAGGACCTTAAGAAATACGGAGTTACCACAACAGTAAGAGTATGTGAAGCAACTTATGACACTGCTGTTGTGGAGAAAGAAGTTATCCAGGTTCTGGATTGGCCCTTTGATGATGGTTCATCACCCTCTAACCAGATTGTTGATGACTGGTTAAGTCTTTTGAACATTAAATTTCATGAAGAACCTGGTTGTTGCATTGCTGTTCACTGTGTTGCAGGTCTTGGGAGAACTCCAGTGCTTGTTGCCCTGGCACTAATTGAAGGtggaatgaaaaatgaagatgCAGTACAGTTTATAAGACAAAAGCGGCGTGGAGCTTTTAACAGTAAGCAACTTTTGTATTTGGAGAAATACCGTTCTAAAATGCGGCTGCGCTTCAAAGACTCTAGTGGTCATAGAAACAACTGTTGCATTCAGTAA